The following are encoded together in the Mesoplodon densirostris isolate mMesDen1 chromosome 2, mMesDen1 primary haplotype, whole genome shotgun sequence genome:
- the KTI12 gene encoding protein KTI12 homolog, with product MPLVVFCGLPYSGKSRRAEELRVALAAEGRAVYVVDDAQVLGAEDATVYGDTAREKALRGALRAAVERRLSRHEVVILDSLNYIKGFRYELYCLARAARTPLCLVYCVRPGGLSGGPRVAGADESPSRSVSVSWRPRAEEGGRPLAAGTGVLGEPQAVDSVVNGRAQAEVPKELEREETRTSALVTSEFEKSAEHVSGAFYPPELLEALALRFEAPDSRNRWDRPLFTLVGLEEPLPLSEIRAALFENRAPPPHQSTQSQPLASGTFLHQLDQVTSQVLARLMEAQKSAVPGDLLKLSGTTEQLRFTRPLTMAELSRLRRQFISYTKMHPNNENLPQLANMFLQYLNQNLH from the coding sequence ATGCCGCTGGTGGTGTTTTGCGGGCTGCCGTACAGCGGCAAGAGCCGGCGCGCGGAGGAGCTCCGCGTGGCACTGGCGGCCGAGGGCCGCGCGGTGTACGTGGTGGACGACGCGCAGGTGCTGGGCGCGGAGGACGCGACGGTGTACGGCGATACGGCCCGTGAGAAGGCCTTGCGTGGAGCCCTGCGAGCGGCCGTGGAGCGGCGCCTGAGTCGTCACGAAGTGGTCATCCTCGACTCGCTTAATTACATCAAGGGCTTCCGCTACGAGCTGTACTGCCTGGCGCGGGCGGCGCGCACTCCGCTCTGCCTGGTCTACTGCGTAAGGCCAGGCGGTCTGAGCGGGGGACCGCGGGTGGCGGGCGCGGATGAGAGTCCGAGCCGCAGTGTCAGTGTGAGTTGGAGGCCGCgagctgaggagggagggagacctcTGGCGGCGGGCACCGGTGTCCTCGGGGAACCGCAGGCGGTGGACTCTGTAGTAAATGGGAGAGCCCAGGCAGAAGTACCTAAGGAACTGGAGCGGGAGGAAACCAGGACGTCAGCTCTTGTGACTTCGGAATTCGAGAAATCTGCAGAGCATGTGTCCGGTGCCTTTTACCCTCCCGAACTTCTGGAGGCCCTAGCGCTGCGCTTCGAAGCTCCCGACTCTCGGAACCGCTGGGATCGGCCCCTGTTCACCTTGGTGGGCTTAGAGGAGCCGTTGCCTCTGTCAGAGATCAGAGCTGCCTTGTTTGAGAACCGGGCTCCTCCACCCCATCAGTCTACACAGTCCCAGCCACTTGCCTCCGGCACCTTTCTGCACCAACTGGACCAGGTCACCAGCCAGGTGTTGGCACGACTGATGGAAGCTCAGAAGAGCGCAGTCCCTGGAGACTTGCTTAAGCTTTCTGGCACCACAGAGCAGCTGCGGTTTACCCGGCCTTTGACCATGGCAGAACTGAGTCGCCTCCGTCGCCAGTTTATTTCCTACACCAAAATGCATCCCAACAATGAGAACCTGCCTCAACTGGCCAACATGTTTCTACAGTATCTGAACCAGAACCTGCACTAA